Proteins encoded in a region of the Streptomyces sp. PCS3-D2 genome:
- a CDS encoding SpoIIE family protein phosphatase, whose protein sequence is MGAIDGSGTSESQPGAAGIAPPSGLLDVLNVAAVVLDSDGRVALWSPQAEQLFGWAADEALGQPAARLLADTQHVGLVTELFARVMGGAGDWAGAFPVRHKDGSTRLVEFRNMRLLDDRGDLYALGIATDRTTLRQLERDLALSARLVAQSPIGLAVLDTELRYVLVNPTLERINGLPASEHIGRGVREALSFLDDTEAAESAMRQVLATGTPLLEQFTAGRTHGGHRTEHAWSVSYYRLEDATGRVLGLATSVVDVTQSHQAALEIARSRRRLALIADATVRIGTTLDLDQTARELADVVVPELADIAAVDILDSVLEGRPTLRSSAHEPAVFRALAVAAAYPSEAVRAADPPGDIARYAADRLVTRSVTTGHPVLVAHVQARDISRIARDSNAASLLTRAGLRSYLAVPLIARGEVLGALDLKRTRNPLPFNDDDIVLAGELAARAAVCIDNARWYRNAHHTALALQHHLLPHHPPPTPGLEVASRYRPAAASSEIGGDWFDAIAGPDDTTVLVIGDVMGSGINAAASMGQLRTATRTLAELALDPPQVLQQLDRTTAALEETIATCVYVVHDPHRAQCRIAVAGHLPPVLIRAGHAPRLLDLPTGAPLGVGGIPFEATTVAMAPGDQLVLYTDGLVETRDQPIDERLGLLLDLLADTGRPLEETCDRLLDSLRRPDDHDDVALVIARARSLTQDSRLAAAPVRA, encoded by the coding sequence ATGGGTGCGATCGACGGGTCGGGGACCAGCGAGAGCCAGCCCGGCGCAGCCGGGATCGCCCCGCCGAGCGGCCTCCTCGACGTCCTGAACGTGGCCGCCGTCGTGCTCGACTCCGACGGCCGGGTCGCCCTGTGGAGCCCACAAGCAGAACAATTGTTCGGCTGGGCGGCGGACGAGGCGCTCGGCCAGCCCGCGGCCCGGCTGCTGGCCGACACGCAGCACGTCGGACTGGTGACGGAGCTGTTCGCCCGGGTCATGGGCGGCGCCGGCGACTGGGCGGGCGCCTTCCCGGTACGGCACAAGGACGGCAGCACACGCCTCGTGGAGTTCCGCAACATGCGGCTGCTCGACGATCGCGGCGACCTGTACGCCCTGGGCATCGCGACCGATCGCACCACACTGCGGCAGCTGGAGCGCGACCTCGCCCTCTCCGCCCGCCTCGTGGCCCAGTCCCCGATCGGGCTCGCCGTCCTGGACACTGAGCTGCGCTACGTCCTGGTCAACCCCACGCTGGAGCGGATCAACGGGCTGCCCGCCTCCGAGCACATCGGCCGGGGCGTCCGGGAGGCCCTGTCCTTCCTCGACGACACGGAGGCCGCCGAGTCGGCGATGCGCCAGGTCCTGGCCACCGGGACTCCGCTGCTGGAGCAGTTCACGGCCGGACGCACCCACGGCGGGCACCGCACCGAACACGCCTGGTCGGTGTCCTACTACCGGCTCGAGGACGCCACCGGACGGGTCCTGGGCCTGGCCACCTCGGTGGTCGACGTCACCCAGAGCCACCAGGCGGCCCTCGAGATCGCCCGCAGCCGCCGCCGCCTCGCGCTGATCGCGGACGCCACCGTCCGCATCGGCACCACCCTCGACCTCGACCAGACCGCCCGCGAGCTCGCGGACGTCGTCGTGCCCGAGCTCGCCGACATCGCCGCCGTCGACATCCTCGACTCGGTCCTCGAAGGGCGGCCCACGCTCAGGTCGTCGGCCCACGAGCCGGCCGTGTTCCGCGCCCTCGCCGTCGCCGCCGCCTATCCGAGCGAGGCCGTCCGCGCCGCGGACCCGCCGGGAGACATCGCCCGCTACGCCGCCGACCGGCTGGTCACCCGGTCCGTGACCACCGGCCACCCGGTCCTCGTCGCCCACGTGCAGGCCAGGGACATCTCCCGGATCGCTCGCGACAGCAACGCCGCCTCCCTCCTGACCCGCGCCGGACTGCGCTCCTACCTGGCCGTCCCGCTCATCGCGCGCGGCGAGGTCCTGGGCGCCCTGGACCTCAAACGCACCCGCAATCCGCTCCCGTTCAACGACGACGACATCGTGCTGGCCGGCGAACTGGCCGCGCGCGCAGCCGTGTGCATCGACAACGCCCGCTGGTACCGCAACGCCCACCACACCGCACTCGCCCTCCAGCACCACCTGCTGCCCCACCACCCGCCGCCCACACCCGGTCTGGAGGTGGCCTCCCGCTACCGGCCTGCCGCGGCCAGCAGCGAGATCGGCGGCGACTGGTTCGACGCCATTGCGGGACCGGACGACACCACCGTCCTCGTCATCGGCGACGTCATGGGCAGTGGGATCAACGCGGCAGCCAGCATGGGGCAGTTGCGCACCGCGACCCGCACCCTCGCCGAACTCGCCCTCGACCCGCCCCAGGTGCTCCAGCAGCTGGACCGCACCACGGCCGCCCTGGAGGAGACCATCGCCACCTGCGTCTACGTCGTCCACGACCCGCACCGCGCGCAATGCCGCATCGCCGTCGCGGGACACCTGCCTCCCGTGCTCATCCGGGCGGGCCACGCACCCCGGCTGCTCGACCTGCCCACCGGAGCACCGCTCGGCGTGGGCGGCATCCCCTTCGAGGCGACCACCGTGGCCATGGCCCCCGGCGACCAACTGGTGCTCTACACGGACGGCCTGGTGGAGACCCGTGACCAGCCCATCGACGAGCGCCTCGGTCTCCTGCTGGACCTGCTGGCCGACACCGGGCGCCCCCTGGAGGAGACCTGCGACCGGCTCCTGGACTCCCTGCGCCGCCCCGACGACCACGACGACGTGGCCCTCGTCATCGCCCGCGCACGGTCCCTGACCCAGGACTCCCGTCTCGCGGCCGCGCCGGTACGGGCCTAG
- a CDS encoding L-threonylcarbamoyladenylate synthase has protein sequence MAKYFDVHPENPQRRTIDNVVGMIRSGGLVAYPTDSCFALGCQLGNRDGIGRIRSIRDLDDRHHFTLVCQNFAQLGQFVRIDNNVFRAIKAATPGSYTFILPATSEVPRQLLHPKKKTVGVRIPDHVVTQALLAELGEPLLSSTLLLPDEAEPMTQGWEIKERLDHEVDAVLDSGDCGTEPTTVIDFSSGDAEIVRRGAGDTSRFE, from the coding sequence ATGGCGAAATACTTCGACGTGCACCCCGAGAACCCGCAGCGGCGCACCATCGACAACGTGGTCGGCATGATCCGCTCGGGCGGGCTCGTCGCCTACCCCACGGACTCCTGCTTCGCGCTGGGTTGCCAGCTGGGCAACCGGGACGGCATCGGACGGATCCGCTCGATCCGCGATCTGGACGACCGCCACCACTTCACCCTGGTGTGCCAGAACTTCGCCCAGCTGGGGCAGTTCGTACGGATCGACAACAACGTGTTCCGCGCCATCAAGGCGGCCACTCCCGGCAGTTACACCTTCATCCTCCCGGCGACCTCGGAGGTGCCGCGCCAGCTGCTGCATCCGAAGAAGAAGACGGTCGGCGTCCGGATCCCCGACCACGTGGTGACCCAGGCCCTGCTCGCGGAGCTCGGCGAACCGCTGCTGTCGAGCACGCTGCTGCTGCCGGACGAGGCGGAGCCGATGACCCAGGGCTGGGAGATCAAGGAGCGTCTCGACCACGAGGTGGACGCCGTACTGGACTCGGGTGACTGCGGCACCGAGCCGACCACGGTCATCGACTTCTCCTCCGGCGACGCCGAGATCGTCCGTCGCGGGGCCGGCGACACCTCGCGGTTCGAGTAG
- a CDS encoding family 16 glycosylhydrolase: MLTQVLDRIRRLLGRSTSTTTDGDAVSPASARAPVFTADFGSTRQWVAGRSWAYPNGGPTNPGDNKLDHLVPDPFYSRTGTFRAVRRPDGKWNAGLLTTEGSEEGFMVRTGDVLESRVRLPAELGAWPAIWTWLDGGNEIDVFEYHPDNPDLLELSNHVRGGSRYHRDPTVGHGRWVDLTVEFGSRSVVWWVNGKQVFADRRGVGRRWRAYLIVNLSVCAGRYHPAPEAGVSEMAFEVAHLRVFRP, encoded by the coding sequence GTGCTCACTCAGGTTCTCGACCGGATCCGACGGCTCCTCGGACGTTCCACCTCCACCACCACCGACGGTGATGCCGTCAGCCCGGCGAGCGCCCGGGCCCCGGTCTTCACGGCGGACTTCGGCTCGACCCGCCAGTGGGTCGCCGGCCGTTCCTGGGCCTATCCGAACGGCGGCCCCACCAACCCCGGCGACAACAAGCTGGACCACCTGGTACCGGACCCCTTCTACAGCCGCACCGGCACCTTCCGTGCCGTCCGCCGCCCGGACGGCAAGTGGAACGCCGGGCTGCTGACCACCGAGGGCAGCGAGGAGGGCTTCATGGTGCGGACCGGCGACGTACTGGAGTCCCGCGTACGGCTGCCGGCCGAACTCGGGGCCTGGCCCGCGATCTGGACCTGGCTGGACGGCGGCAACGAGATCGACGTCTTCGAGTACCACCCGGACAACCCCGACCTCCTCGAACTGTCCAACCACGTCAGGGGCGGCTCCCGTTACCACCGGGACCCGACCGTCGGCCACGGCCGCTGGGTCGACCTCACGGTGGAATTCGGGTCCCGCTCGGTGGTGTGGTGGGTCAACGGCAAGCAGGTCTTCGCCGACCGGCGCGGTGTGGGACGGCGCTGGCGGGCCTATCTCATCGTCAACCTCTCGGTCTGCGCGGGCCGCTACCACCCGGCACCCGAGGCGGGAGTGTCCGAGATGGCCTTCGAGGTCGCCCACCTCCGCGTGTTCCGACCGTAG
- a CDS encoding alpha/beta fold hydrolase — MVNFVLVAGARLGAWAWGDVVPYLRAAGHGVHPLTLSGLADKRGVPAGQATHVQDIVAEVERQGLRDVVLVGHSYSGIPVGQAAERIGDRLARVVFVDSSVPVDGESFVSAWPDGGAAVEAAIAENGGFWPLAPAAHYDGEGLTEEQIARLVRGSTPHPGATLTEPAVLSGPLGELPATYVLCVMPGAEPDDAEPDEDVAELLNSELWRLVTMDTGHWPMFSQPRELAQILLDAAVE, encoded by the coding sequence ATGGTGAATTTCGTGCTGGTTGCCGGTGCGCGGCTCGGGGCGTGGGCGTGGGGCGACGTGGTGCCGTATCTGCGCGCGGCCGGCCACGGCGTCCATCCGTTGACGCTGTCCGGTCTTGCTGACAAGCGGGGTGTACCGGCGGGGCAGGCGACTCACGTCCAGGACATCGTTGCCGAGGTGGAACGCCAGGGTCTGCGTGACGTGGTCCTGGTGGGTCACAGTTACTCGGGCATCCCGGTGGGTCAGGCCGCTGAGCGGATCGGTGACCGACTGGCTCGCGTGGTATTCGTCGACTCAAGCGTTCCGGTTGACGGCGAGTCGTTTGTCTCCGCCTGGCCGGACGGCGGGGCGGCGGTGGAGGCGGCGATCGCCGAGAACGGGGGGTTCTGGCCGCTCGCGCCGGCTGCTCATTACGACGGCGAGGGTCTCACCGAAGAGCAGATCGCACGCCTCGTGCGTGGCTCGACGCCCCACCCAGGTGCCACGCTGACCGAGCCCGCTGTGCTGTCGGGGCCGCTCGGTGAACTTCCGGCGACCTACGTCCTATGCGTGATGCCGGGGGCCGAGCCTGACGACGCCGAGCCCGACGAGGATGTGGCTGAGCTGCTGAACAGCGAGCTCTGGCGGCTGGTCACGATGGACACCGGCCATTGGCCGATGTTCTCCCAGCCGCGCGAGCTGGCGCAGATTCTCCTGGATGCTGCCGTGGAGTGA
- a CDS encoding ribonuclease H has translation MSDRIIAACDGAAKGNPGPAGWGWVIADAEGHPKRWEAGPLGRSTNNIGELTALQRLLEALEPGTSVEVRMDSQYAMKAVTQWLPGWKRNGWKTASGGPVANRELVEEIDGLLAERDVTFRYVPAHREDGDHLNAIADQAASDAALRQEAAGTALGNTDLPVPAPAAPARRGAATAKKRSSAGSAAGRASRGSRAIKAKFPGSCPCGAPYAVGDMIAKNGSRWGHESCAAVAIGAEG, from the coding sequence ATGTCTGATCGCATCATTGCCGCCTGTGACGGAGCGGCGAAGGGGAACCCCGGACCCGCCGGCTGGGGATGGGTCATCGCCGACGCCGAGGGACACCCGAAACGCTGGGAGGCCGGTCCGCTGGGGCGGTCCACCAACAACATCGGGGAGCTGACCGCGCTCCAGCGGCTGTTGGAGGCGCTGGAGCCCGGGACGTCCGTCGAGGTGAGGATGGACTCGCAGTACGCGATGAAGGCGGTCACCCAGTGGCTGCCCGGCTGGAAGCGCAACGGCTGGAAGACCGCCTCCGGCGGGCCCGTGGCGAACCGCGAACTCGTCGAGGAGATCGACGGCCTGCTCGCCGAGCGCGACGTGACCTTCCGGTACGTTCCCGCGCACCGCGAGGACGGCGACCACCTCAACGCGATCGCCGACCAGGCCGCCAGTGACGCGGCGCTCAGGCAGGAGGCCGCGGGCACGGCCCTGGGGAACACGGACCTGCCGGTACCGGCCCCCGCGGCGCCCGCACGGCGGGGAGCCGCCACGGCGAAGAAGCGATCGAGTGCGGGATCGGCTGCGGGCCGGGCGAGCCGGGGGAGCCGGGCCATCAAGGCGAAGTTCCCGGGCAGCTGCCCCTGCGGTGCGCCGTACGCCGTCGGCGACATGATCGCCAAGAACGGCAGCCGCTGGGGCCACGAGAGCTGCGCGGCCGTCGCCATCGGGGCCGAGGGCTGA
- a CDS encoding cold-shock protein, whose protein sequence is MATGTVKWFNSEKGFGFIAQDGGGPDVFAHYSAINATGYRELQEGQAVTFDITQGQKGPQAENITPA, encoded by the coding sequence ATGGCTACGGGAACCGTGAAGTGGTTCAACTCCGAGAAGGGCTTCGGCTTCATCGCGCAGGACGGCGGCGGCCCGGACGTCTTCGCCCACTACTCGGCGATCAACGCCACGGGCTACCGTGAGCTCCAGGAGGGTCAGGCCGTGACCTTCGACATCACGCAGGGCCAGAAGGGCCCGCAGGCGGAGAACATCACCCCCGCCTGA
- a CDS encoding SigE family RNA polymerase sigma factor, whose amino-acid sequence MTVEEFEAFYAQAAGRLTGQLYVMLGDHHEAQDVVQEAFVRGWGRRRQLDREGRPEAWIRTVAWRLAVSRWRVRRRSAEAWRRSAPAAHVEGPGPEAVALVEALRQLPLKQRRTMALHYLCDLTVEQIAAETALSASTVKTHLSRGRAALSHHLQDPRTEEAPDA is encoded by the coding sequence TTGACCGTCGAGGAGTTCGAGGCGTTCTACGCACAAGCGGCGGGGAGGCTCACGGGACAGCTGTACGTGATGCTCGGCGACCACCACGAGGCACAGGACGTGGTGCAGGAGGCCTTCGTCCGGGGGTGGGGGCGCCGTCGTCAGCTGGACCGCGAGGGCCGCCCGGAGGCATGGATCCGCACCGTGGCGTGGCGGCTCGCGGTCAGCCGCTGGCGGGTGCGCCGGCGTTCGGCCGAAGCCTGGCGGCGCAGTGCTCCGGCGGCGCACGTCGAGGGACCCGGTCCCGAGGCGGTGGCCCTGGTCGAAGCGCTGCGACAGCTGCCACTGAAGCAGCGCCGCACGATGGCGCTGCACTACCTGTGCGACCTGACGGTCGAGCAGATCGCCGCCGAGACCGCGCTGTCCGCGAGCACGGTCAAGACGCACCTGTCCCGCGGCCGGGCCGCGCTCTCCCACCATCTGCAGGATCCGCGCACCGAGGAGGCTCCCGATGCCTGA
- a CDS encoding mannosyltransferase family protein produces the protein MPVSAPHRPAAAGRSRPAPPGRPALPRSRRALRAPRWLGPADREVLWLYLLTRVGLWTTAGAVGWLFPSDGESRRPPSLLAPWERWDWAFYLRIARDGYFPDATGPWTVGWDNREAFLPGFPLVLRAVHTVVPSWAASGALISFVAGGVAVLALARLARERLGHDDAGRRAAAFLLVSPCAVFLAAGYTESLFLALALPAWLAAQRRSWAAASVLTCLACSVRVTGLFLAAALTLHFLMTVRIRTAWRAAPWLLLPALPPLLHTWYLHAGTGDWQAWKHSQERGWYREFHLPWEAWSHTWTAAFGHTRPTGYAIMWQAELLAMVTGLVLLAVLARGRHWPEALYIALTLWALGTSYWYTSVPRSTLLWWPLWISLAGWSLHRRWVRGAYLYVASPLCTTVAITFLTGRWAG, from the coding sequence GTGCCCGTTTCCGCACCGCACCGGCCGGCCGCCGCCGGCCGCTCGCGGCCCGCCCCGCCGGGTCGGCCGGCGCTCCCCCGTTCCCGCCGCGCGCTCCGGGCCCCGCGGTGGCTCGGGCCGGCCGACCGCGAGGTGCTGTGGCTCTACCTGCTGACCCGCGTCGGCCTGTGGACCACCGCGGGGGCCGTCGGCTGGCTGTTCCCCTCCGACGGCGAGAGCCGCCGCCCCCCGTCGCTGCTCGCGCCCTGGGAGCGCTGGGACTGGGCGTTCTACCTCCGCATAGCCCGGGACGGGTACTTCCCCGATGCGACGGGTCCCTGGACGGTCGGCTGGGACAACAGGGAGGCCTTCCTGCCCGGTTTCCCCCTCGTCCTGCGCGCCGTGCACACGGTGGTCCCCTCCTGGGCCGCGTCCGGAGCGCTGATCTCCTTCGTCGCGGGTGGCGTCGCCGTCCTGGCCCTGGCCCGCCTCGCCCGAGAACGGCTGGGCCACGACGACGCGGGCCGGCGTGCAGCGGCCTTCCTGCTGGTCTCGCCCTGCGCGGTGTTCCTCGCGGCGGGCTACACCGAGTCGCTCTTCCTCGCGCTGGCCCTGCCCGCCTGGCTGGCGGCGCAGCGCCGGAGCTGGGCCGCCGCCTCGGTCCTGACCTGCCTGGCCTGCTCGGTGCGGGTGACCGGGTTGTTCCTCGCGGCGGCGCTGACCCTCCACTTCCTGATGACCGTACGGATCCGCACCGCCTGGCGGGCGGCCCCGTGGCTGCTCCTGCCGGCCCTCCCCCCGCTGCTCCACACCTGGTACCTGCATGCGGGGACGGGCGACTGGCAGGCCTGGAAGCACTCCCAGGAGCGTGGCTGGTACCGGGAGTTCCACCTGCCGTGGGAGGCCTGGTCCCACACCTGGACGGCCGCCTTCGGCCACACCCGGCCCACCGGCTACGCGATCATGTGGCAGGCGGAGCTGCTGGCCATGGTGACCGGGCTCGTCCTGCTCGCCGTACTGGCGCGGGGCCGCCACTGGCCGGAGGCCCTGTACATCGCCCTCACCCTGTGGGCCCTGGGCACGTCCTACTGGTACACCTCCGTGCCCCGCTCCACGCTGCTGTGGTGGCCGCTGTGGATCTCCCTGGCCGGCTGGAGCCTGCACCGCCGGTGGGTACGCGGTGCCTACCTGTACGTCGCGAGCCCGCTGTGCACCACGGTGGCCATCACCTTCCTCACCGGACGCTGGGCCGGATAG
- a CDS encoding class I SAM-dependent methyltransferase, with protein sequence MTDAGEARQADRTLKAGHRAMWALGDYPSVASHVIPRLGPLLVKECGVRTGDRVLDIAAGSGNASIPAALAGADVVASDLTPELLETGRHLAAVQGAKLEWREADAEDLPFADGEFDVVMSCVGVMFAPHHRTAADEMLRVCRAGGTVGLINWTPEGFVGRLFAAMKPYAPPAPPGAQPPPLWGDEEYVHDLLGDAVTDVVARRRTVRVSLFKNPWDFREFFKACYGPTIAVYRAAGGDPDKVAALDEVLDALAAEHTTDGVMEWEYLLLTAHHRG encoded by the coding sequence ATGACCGATGCGGGCGAGGCGCGGCAAGCCGACCGCACCCTGAAGGCAGGGCACCGGGCGATGTGGGCGCTGGGTGACTATCCGTCCGTGGCCTCCCACGTCATCCCCCGGCTGGGACCGCTGCTGGTGAAGGAGTGCGGGGTCCGAACCGGTGACCGGGTCCTCGACATCGCCGCGGGGTCCGGCAACGCCTCCATTCCGGCGGCGCTGGCCGGCGCGGACGTCGTGGCGTCCGATCTGACCCCCGAGCTGCTGGAGACCGGGCGGCACCTGGCCGCCGTACAGGGCGCGAAGCTGGAGTGGCGGGAGGCTGACGCCGAGGACTTGCCCTTCGCGGACGGCGAGTTCGACGTCGTGATGTCCTGCGTCGGCGTCATGTTCGCCCCGCACCACCGCACCGCCGCCGATGAGATGCTCCGCGTGTGCCGGGCCGGCGGGACGGTCGGGCTGATCAACTGGACCCCGGAGGGCTTCGTCGGGCGGCTGTTCGCCGCGATGAAGCCGTATGCTCCGCCGGCCCCGCCGGGTGCGCAGCCGCCACCTCTGTGGGGGGACGAGGAGTACGTCCACGACCTGCTCGGCGACGCGGTCACCGATGTCGTCGCCCGCCGCAGGACGGTCCGCGTGTCCCTCTTCAAGAACCCTTGGGACTTCAGGGAGTTCTTCAAGGCCTGCTACGGGCCGACGATCGCCGTGTACCGCGCGGCGGGCGGCGATCCCGACAAGGTCGCGGCCCTGGACGAGGTGCTCGACGCCCTCGCCGCCGAACACACCACGGACGGCGTGATGGAGTGGGAGTACCTGCTGCTGACCGCCCACCACCGCGGCTGA
- a CDS encoding LysR family transcriptional regulator, with the protein MQLELRHLQAVLRIAEAGSLGGAARRLGVSQPALSAQLRRIERVTGGDLFVRGRGGVEPTALGQFVLAKARRVLSEMDALGAEARALSAAGPLRLGCIMLVLLDGLLAQTDLSMSGREIAVDLEDSVTALARMLGAGRYDAIVYGEVNGHEVPLPEGTLSRTLIAKEPFGIRLSASHGLAGADRIDLADLAGEAWMTPVEDDDGGPEALVAACAEAGFSPSLRYRITDRKMHYDLIAAGRAVSLSQPTAPTAAGTVLRPLVGSPVTGRIRLAWNRSALSADQAQQLYRAAARAYLANIDNNRFHREWWDAHPEVHPVVD; encoded by the coding sequence ATGCAGCTGGAGTTGAGGCATCTGCAAGCTGTCCTCCGGATAGCGGAGGCGGGCAGCCTGGGGGGCGCGGCGCGGCGGCTGGGAGTCTCGCAGCCCGCACTGTCCGCGCAGCTGAGGCGCATCGAACGGGTCACCGGTGGCGACCTGTTCGTGCGGGGCAGGGGCGGCGTGGAGCCCACGGCGCTGGGACAGTTCGTCCTGGCCAAAGCACGTCGGGTGCTCAGCGAGATGGACGCCCTGGGGGCCGAGGCGCGCGCCCTCTCGGCCGCCGGCCCGCTGCGCCTCGGCTGCATCATGCTCGTGCTGCTCGACGGCCTGCTGGCTCAGACCGACCTGTCGATGTCCGGGCGGGAGATCGCTGTCGATCTGGAGGACTCGGTGACGGCGCTCGCCCGGATGCTCGGCGCCGGACGCTACGACGCCATCGTCTACGGCGAGGTCAACGGCCACGAAGTGCCGCTGCCGGAAGGGACCTTGTCCAGGACGCTGATCGCGAAGGAGCCCTTCGGGATCAGACTGTCCGCGAGCCACGGGCTGGCCGGTGCGGACCGCATCGACCTCGCCGACCTCGCGGGGGAGGCGTGGATGACTCCGGTGGAGGACGACGACGGCGGCCCCGAGGCACTCGTCGCGGCCTGCGCCGAGGCCGGGTTCAGCCCGTCACTGCGCTACCGGATCACCGACCGCAAGATGCACTACGACCTGATCGCGGCGGGCCGCGCGGTCTCGCTCAGCCAGCCGACGGCGCCGACGGCCGCGGGCACGGTGCTGCGCCCCCTCGTCGGCAGCCCCGTCACCGGCCGCATCCGCCTGGCCTGGAACCGCTCGGCGCTCTCGGCCGACCAGGCCCAGCAGCTCTACCGGGCGGCGGCCCGCGCGTACCTGGCCAACATCGACAACAACCGCTTCCACCGCGAGTGGTGGGACGCGCACCCCGAGGTCCACCCGGTCGTCGACTGA